In the genome of Microplitis demolitor isolate Queensland-Clemson2020A chromosome 5, iyMicDemo2.1a, whole genome shotgun sequence, the window CACTACGTGTTCAAAGCTTTCGACGTTAACTGTAACGGGGCCATCAGCTTTAGGGTAATTGTTAATcattgacatatatatgtataattatactgccttaattttgttaatattaataatatttttatgtaacacgtattataaaactttcattatattaattgtattaaaacgtaaaaaaattattttatagcttgtatttattcaaatttttgtcttgCCTCAGCgaattttattacatagaaAGTAGACATCTCATGAAAATCTTACTGCAAAGTATGAATTTTAAGAGGACGcggaagaatttaaaaatttttttaatttttgatgttTGTGACcgacttttaaaaattgatattcaGAGATAAAATGTTTCAGGAGATTATTTATTCCTTCAAAGGTTTGGAACACTCTGTGTATAGTAAGATTTGtcgtagcaaaaaaaaaaagtttgaaagaaagaaatacttaatttttttttgatattttaaaaattttttaaattcttaagcAACCTCTTAAACTCAAGTTTTTCAGCTCTCAAActtgatacaaattttttttaccatacaCAAACTTTTTAAAGGGTAAggacgaaaaaaaatcgaaatttttttttgtcacccaaatatatctataagtgaaacataacaaaatataaaattacaaataaataataacttgtaattttattcatgTATTTTAGGACCTCCTTGTAACTCTTTCAACGTTACTACGAGGTAGCATTTACGAAAAACTGAGGTGGACATTTAAACTCTATGATATAAACGGTGATGGATGTATAACTAGGGGTGAACTGGGAGAAGTTGTGACGGCTGTGCATGAACTTATGGGTCGAAAACATCCTGCAGAAGAAGAACGAAAAGCAAAAGAACAATTAGATAGAGTATTTGAAAAACTCGATCTAAATCATGATGGTGTAATTACGATAGAAGAGTTTATCGAAAGCTGCCTTagagtaattattttcacaaaatcattttaagatctatttttataaattatttttaaataaacaattatttattacaggaCGAAGTGATCACACGGTCTCTTGCAATGTTTGACTGTGAACTCTGATCTCCGGCTAACTTAAATCTTTTAAGATCAACTGATCAACAACCATTATCATcgttttcattattatcatcatcatcacccgACGTGttcacttttaaatttaaaattggcaCCATTCCGTTACTCTCATCTAATAAAAACAGTTGCCGATTCAATCCATGTATATTCATGTTCACTTTGAATACTACCAAGTTATATATTTCTGTTTTGAAGATCAAAAGTcttaattgattataattgtcaattattaataacaccCCGCgtcgaataattatttttttgttattttttagttaaaatatagtaaatatttactctaAAGtacataggaaatttaaaaatcaaataatatgaatagaataatttaaaaaatataattcaggGAGAGCGGTGCAAGGTCACCCTCCATACTAGGGCGAGACGGAACTACCCGccataagtaaaaaatttttttgttaccgttaattattaatcgttATAAAAACGATTTAAGAaagaataaaagtttattagtATGAGAGTAATATGAAGTAAGTATGTAATAGTtactaaaaagaaaaaaatattttaaaattattataaatcatgataaattctttgattttttttttacgaaaaaaagaatttatcgtgaaaattattgtatagTTATGTATGAACCACTCTGCTGTGACAAGTATTGCccgtgtaaataaaattattcgtaGTGAATTTATGAGACATTCTGCAAAGTTGTAAGTGAACACGCgatgttttattaatatatgtgTGACATACGAGCTACAAGTTAcataacaaattttacttacattttatataattagttGATATAAACATCCAATGtcatattttacattttagttaaaatctaaaattactgttacaaataatattttacaattaaataacacTACTCGTCTAGTTGTATAATATGTTTATTTGATTTACTTTatatagaaaagaaaaattaatatcattattttattgtaattactaatgagtcaattttaaaattaataaatcttaagCACTGCCGaagtagtaaataaaaaaattaaaaaatatcgtcAGTATTGaagtttaagataaaaaaagtcggaaaaatttacttttactcatacaaaaatgaagaatttgcga includes:
- the LOC103573818 gene encoding Kv channel-interacting protein 2; translation: MATPPDSPGPEEALFEFESSRARHQASRPVAIEELLRQTKFSRQEICVMYRGFKQECPEGVVQEESFKDIYAKFFPHGNSALYAHYVFKAFDVNCNGAISFRDLLVTLSTLLRGSIYEKLRWTFKLYDINGDGCITRGELGEVVTAVHELMGRKHPAEEERKAKEQLDRVFEKLDLNHDGVITIEEFIESCLRDEVITRSLAMFDCEL